From Triticum aestivum cultivar Chinese Spring chromosome 4A, IWGSC CS RefSeq v2.1, whole genome shotgun sequence, a single genomic window includes:
- the LOC123083014 gene encoding probable carboxylesterase 5, producing MQASKNSPANHNHGRNISVDMYPFIRKYEDGSIERFLRSPFVPASSDQARNRGVATRDVVVDKATSVSVRLFLPSGAAETSGRNRLPLVIYVHGGSFCTESAFGRTYHRYATSLAASAGALVVSVEYRLAPEFPIPAAYDDAWAALQWAASLSDPWLASYADPARTFLAGDSAGGNIVYHTAVRASHEVNNDIMDIEGLIMVQPYFWGAKRLPLELAWDDNEATVAVFPPNGVDRLWPFVTAGQAGNDDPRIDPPASEISSLACQRVLIAVAGKDSLRGRGHRLAARMRDLDSRWPWMIQRRREVTVVESEGEEHGFHLYSPLRATSKRLMGSLVEFINQQPTSSPANPMVVLGVPTTPCKDVFGYGMAMKAWCTRSSMARNTATSLKIGRAGPSNTRYRLISGRLWMTAGNARHKDLLSAAVPWSCVINSFF from the coding sequence ATGCAGGCAAGCAAGAATTCTCCAGCGAATCACAACCACGGACGTAACATCTCCGTGGACATGTACCCGTTCATACGCAAGTACGAGGACGGCAGCATCGAGCGTTTCCTGCGCAGTCCATTCGTGCCGGCCTCGTCGGATCAGGCCCGCAACCGTGGGGTGGCGACGAGGGACGTCGTCGTCGACAAGGCCACCAGCGTGTCTGTGCGCCTGTTCCTCCCGTCCGGTGCCGCCGAGACCTCAGGCAGGAATCGGCTTCCTCTCGTCATCTACGTCCATGGCGGCTCCTTCTGCACCGAAAGCGCTTTCGGCCGGACGTACCACCGCTACGCGACCTCCCTGGCCGCCTCCGCTGGGGCCCTCGTCGTGTCGGTGGAGTACCGTCTAGCGCCAGAGTTCCCCATCCCTGCGGCCTACGACGACGCGTGGGCCGCGCTCCAGTGGGCGGCGTCCTTGTCCGACCCATGGCTGGCCAGCTACGCCGACCCCGCGCGCACGTTCCTGGCCGGCGACAGCGCCGGCGGCAACATCGTTTACCACACGGCAGTCCGCGCCAGCCACGAAGTCAACAACGACATTATGGACATCGAGGGGCTGATCATGGTGCAGCCTTACTTCTGGGGAGCCAAGCGGCTGCCTTTGGAGCTCGCCTGGGACGACAACGAAGCCACCGTGGCCGTGTTCCCGCCGAACGGGGTGGACCGGCTCTGGCCGTTCGTGACGGCCGGTCAGGCCGGCAACGACGACCCCCGGATCGACCCTCCGGCCTCTGAGATCTCATCGCTGGCTTGCCAGCGCGTGCTCATCGCCGTGGCCGGGAAGGACAGCCTGCGGGGCCGCGGCCACCGCCTGGCGGCCCGCATGCGTGATCTCGACTCGCGTTGGCCTTGGATGATCCAGCGGCGCCGCGAGGTGACGGTGGTGGAGTCGGAGGGCGAGGAGCACGGTTTCCATCTCTACAGTCCGCTGAGGGCCACCAGCAAGAGGCTCATGGGGAGCCTCGTGGAGTTCATCAACCAGCAGCCCACCTCGTCGCCTGCGAATCCTATGGTGGTGCTAGGCGTGCCCACGACGCCGTGCAAGGACGTGTTTGGGTATGGCATGGCCATGAAGGCCTGGTGCACACGGTCCAGTATGGCACGTAACACTGCTACTTCATTGAAGATTGGAAGGGCTGGGCCATCCAACACAAGATATAGGTTAATCTCAGGTCGACTGTGGATGACTGCTGGTAACGCTCGTCACAAAGATCTATTATCTGCTGCAGTTCCGTGGAGTTGTGTAATCAACAGCTTCTTCTAG